TGGGATCCGCCGAACCGGCTCGCCTTGGCCGAGGTTTTGACAGGGTCCTGCAGAGTCACCGAATGCATTTGAACTTTTTCCATGACCAGCAGCATCAGCATCATTTTGACCATGGAGGCCGGCGGCCTGCGATCGTGATCATTCTTCTGATAGAGAACTTCCCCGGTGTCGGCATTCACGAGGATCGCCGCTTTGTAGTCCCCGTCCCGGACCGTGACGGGAGGACCCTCCCCGGCCATGGCGATCCACGGTGAGGTGATCAAAATGAATAAGAGAAGAGCGGAGAGAAACGATCGAACTGCGGCAAAAGACATGCGATTCTCCTTGGGAATGATATCATCTGGAGGGCTGTCATATTCGCACATCCGCCCCCTGGTCGTCAATACCCACGATGTAAGAAATGGAAGGCCGTTAAGCAGTAAAGAGGAGGATCCCCTTGCAGATGAGCCAGGCCATGAGGATCGTCATGGGAAGGGTGAAGATCCAGGCCAGGACGATCTTGCCGACAACCCCCCAGCGGACGGCCGTTAATCGCTGTGTGGCGCCGACCCCCATGATGGCCGTCGAAATCACATGGGTCGTACTTACGGGAAGACCGAAATGACTGGCACCAAGGATCACCATCGTGGCCGAAGTCTCGGCGGCAAACCCGTGAACCGGTTCCAGCTTCAGCATGTTGACACCGATGGTCTTGATCACCCGCCACCCCCCCAGGGCCGTTCCCAACCCCATGGCGATGGCGCAGACGAGAATAACCCAGACGGGAACGACAAGAGAATGGAGATAACCGCCGCTCACCAGCGACAGGGTAATGATCCCCATCACCTTCTGGGCATCGTTCGATCCGTGGGAGAAGGCCATAAAGGCCGAGGAGAAGAGCTGTAACCGACCGAAATTCCTGTTGATCGTCCCCTTGGGCAGATTCCCGAAAAGCTTCAGGATTCCCTTCATGAGCCCGTAACCGATGAGGATCCCGAAGATCGGGGAGAAGAGCAGCGCCAGGAAGATCTTCGTGAGCCCCTCATATTCGAGGATCCCCAGACCACCATAGGCTGCGGCCGCCCCCATGAGGCTCCCGATCAGGGCATGGGAAGCACTGACCGGCATTCCGACCCAGGTCATTGCCGCGTTCCAGAGAAATCCGGAGAGGAGCGCCGCCACAACCACAACCCCCGTCACCGCCTCGGGGGCAACAATCCCCCGGCCGATGGTCTTGGCCACCGCCGTTGAGAAAAAGGCGCCCAAGATGTTCATGGAGGCCGCCATAAGGACCGCCTGCATGGGGCTCATCACCCGAGTGGAAACCACCGTGGCGATGGCATTGGCCGAATCGTTCCAGCCGTTACTCATGTCAAAGACAATAGCGATCAGAACGATCAGGAGAATGGTTCCGTTCATCATGAGAAAAAGGGTCGCTGAGACTTCGGTTAAAGGGTCATCCCTGTTTCAGAACGATACTTTCCAGAATATTGGCCACATCTTCACAACGGTCCGAGGCGTCTTCAAGATGTTCGTAGATCTCTTTCCACTTGATGATCATGAGCGGATCTTTCACATCATCGAAGAGGCGCCCCAGGGCGTCCCGGAAGATCCGGTCCACATGGTTTTCAAGCCGGTTGATCTCGATACAGTTGTCGTGGACAAAGGAATATTTCTTCTGCCGCAGGTAACCGAAGGAGCTTTCCAGGACCTCCGTCGTGGTATGCAGGGCCCGGGCGATTTCCAGCGCTTCGGGCATGGTCTCCCGGATCCGGAAGACGGTCATCCGATCCACAGCCCCCCAGATCAGGTCGAGGACGTCATCGATCGCCGACGCCAGGGCGTGAATATCCTCCCGGTCGATGGGGGTAATGAAGGTCTTGTTCAACCTTCGCATCACCTCATGGGTCAGGGTGTCCCCTTTCTGCTCGATGCCGTAGATGATCTTGGCCTTTTCTTCAAGGAGGGAGATATTCTTGAAGAGATCCATCAGGTGAGAGGTGGCGTCAGTAAGATTGCTCCCCGCCTGGTCAAAAATCTCAAAAAAGTCCACACCCTTGGGAAATAGCTTCATACCTTCTCCTTCCTCAAGGACTCTAATCCTCTTTCATCACCGCCCCGGTGGAAGCGGAGGTGACGTTCTTGGCATACCGGGCCAGCCATCCCGTCCGGATTTTCGGTGACGGCGGCTTCCACGACTTCATACGTTGTGCAATTTCCTCGGGAGAAAGACCGAGGGTCAGTTTTCGATGGGGGATATCAATCGTAATCGGATCGCCGTCTTTGACCACGGCAATGGGGCCTCCCTCCATCGCCTCCGGAGAGATATGGCCGATGCAGGGTCCCCGTGTACCGCCGGAAAAGCGTCCATCCGTAATAAGGGCAACCTTCTCGGCCAGACCGAGACCGATCACCGTGGCCGTCGGGGCCAGCATCTCCCGCATCCCGGGACCCCCTTTGGGACCTTCATACCGGATGACCATCACCTCGCCGCCCCGGATCTTTTTCTTCAGGAGCGCGGACATGGCCGCCTCTTCAGAATTGAAAACCCTTGCCTTTCCGGTAAACCGTTTCATCTTTTCAGAAACAGCCGTCTGTTTGACCACCGAGCCGTCGGGTGCGAGGTTTCCCTTCAAGACGGCAATCCCCCCTTCCCGATGATAGGCCTTCTTCACGGGACGGATTACATCGTCCCCCTCCACCTCAGCCGCTTTCGCGATCCGGACAATATCCCGGCCGTTGACCGTCTTTGCCGGTTTGAGTTTTCCGGCCAGCCGGTGCAAAACGGCCGGGATTCCCCCGGCATATTCCACATCTTCCATGAAATGGTCGCCTGCAGGTTCCAGGTTGGTCAGATGGGGGGTCTTCCGGCTGACGGCGTCGAAGAGTTCAAGAGGAAGGTCGCATCCGGCATCGTGGGCGATGGCCGGAATATGGAGGGTCGTGTTGGTCGATCCCCCCAGGGCCATATCCACCCGAATGGCGTTCTCGAAGGCGGCGGGGGTCATGATATCGCGGGGACGGAGATTTTCTTCGATCATTTGCACGATCCGGATGCCGCTATCGAAAGCGATACGCCGTTTTTTGGCGGAGACGGCTAATCCCGTGCCGCAGCCCGTGAGGGACATCCCCAACGCCTCCGTGACACAGGCCATGGTATTGGCCGTATAGAGCCCCTGGCAGGAACCCGGTCCCGGACAGGCCTCCATCTCCAGGCACCCCTGTTCCTTCTTTCCGACTTTTCCGTTCCGGACCTTCCCGATCGTCTCGTAGGCATCCCGGACGAAGGATCGCCGTTTCAAACGGTAGTTCCCGGTCATCATCGGTCCCGCCGTAACAACAATGGAGGGAATATTCAGACGACCCGCCGCCATCAGCATTCCCGGTGTAATCTTGTCACAGTTCGTCAGCAGGACAAGGCCGTCCAGGGAATGGGCCAGTGCGACCGATTCGATCATGTCCGCGATCAGTTCCCGGGAAGGAAGAGAGTAATGCATTCCCATGTGGCCCATGGCGATTCCGTCACAGATCCCCGGCACACCGAAGAAGAAGGACTGGCCGCCGCCGCTGTGAACCCCCTTTTCAATGTATCGTTCCAGGTCCCGCATCCCGATATGGCCCGGGATCAGGTCTGTAAAACTGGTTGCCACCCCCACGAAGGGATTCTTCATCGCAGCCTGCGTCACTCCGGTGGCATGGAGTAACGCTCGATGAGGAATCCGTTCCACACCTTTTTTGATTTTATCGCTTCGCATAGGCCCCTCTCTATTCATGGTGAAGGCTTTTTACTTTTTGACTTTTGCTTTCAACTCTGTGCCTGGTGGTGAAATGCTTGTTGGTGTTGACTTTGTAAATCCCCCCTTTCCCCTTTCGAAGAAGGGGGGGGAAATCCATTGATTTTGATTTCCCCGTGTCCCCCGTGGTTCACGCTTTTCGCTACCTCGTTGCAAGGACGGACCGATCTTACCGGATGGGTTCGCTTCCGTCAAGGCAGAAAACCGATCGCAGACCCCATTTTTGTCCGGACACCTTCGCCGGGCGAAAGCCGGACCCGCTCCTTCTCAAAGAGGAGAATGACCGTCGATCCGAGTTCAAAACGGCCGACCTCTTCCCCTTTTTCCAGGAAAATTTCCCGGCTGTAGGACCGGGCATAGGGACCCTGGAGGGAGAACCTTCGGTGGACATCATCAAATCGGACCCGAATTTTTCCGACATTCGTCGCCCCGACCAGGACCATCGCTATATTGCCCGCCTGAGTCCGGATATGGAGAATAAGGCGTTCATTGAGCAGGAAAAGATTCTCGATTCGAAAGAGAGAAAACCGGTTCACCGGGAAGAGCCGTCCCGGCAAATAGTGCAGAGACTCCACCGTTCCGGATAAGGGCATGTGAATCCGATGATAATCCGCGGGGGAGAGATAAAGGGTGCAGGCGCTCCCGCCCAGATACCGGGAAGCCTGCCGGGCATCCCCCAAAAGGTCACGAACGGCGTAATGCCAGCCCTTGGCCTGCAACAGGGTCCCGTCGGTCACCTCTTCCACCCGGACGAGGGTCCCGTCCACAGGAGAGACAATGCTGTCAGGGTTCGGGTCCACCGGACGTGCATCCGGTTTCAGGGCTCGGGTAAAAAAGGACTGGAGAGAAAGATATTTTGACAGAGGATATTGCACCTCCGCCCGGTCGACACCAAACAGAAAGGCGTAGGCACGAAGGATCAGAACATTGAGCGGAAAAGGAAGCGGAATCGCAGCCACGATTCCGGTCAAGCGGGAAAGCAGATTGGTCGGTAATACCCGCAAGAGAGCAAGAGTAAGTCGATCCAATATTCCCACCGAATGCAGATTCACACAAAAGTCTCAACCTCGAGACAAATCCGACCAAACGATACCGGGTGAATCCTTTCAATAACGGACTACGCCTTTTCCCGTCCGACGCTCTTCTCGATTACCTTTTTCAAAAGCCCTTTCTTCTTGCCGGTATCCTCTTCAACAGGCTGGCCGGATTCACGCACGGGCCGATCCAGGTATTCGATAATTGCCATCACCGCACCGTCTCCGGAGCGATTCCGTGTTCGAACGATTCGGGTATACCCGCCGTTCCGCTCCTGGAAACGCGGGGCCAGATCATCAAAGAGCTTCTTGACCAGATCACGATCCCGGAGCAGATCAAAGGCTTGCCGACGGGCGGGAAGGCCGGCTTTTTTTCCGAGGGTGATGAGCTTTTCCGCAACGCGACGGAGTTCTTTCGCCTTGGCCAAGGTCGTTTCTATGGCCTCATGCCGGATCAGAGATCCGGCAAGATTCTTCATGAGGGCCGCCCGGTGGCTTGAAGTACGGTTCAGTCTTCTTCCGGAAATTCTGTGTCGCATTGCGTTACCCTTTCAAACGTAGTTTTCAGGAGGCTTCTTCTTCCACCGCCCCCCCCGGTTGCAGCAGATCATCGTCCACCTTCATCCCGAGAGAAAGCCCCATATCCGTCAGGAGTTCCTTGATTTCATTCAATGATTTCCGGCCAAAATTCTTGGTGCGCAGCATCTCCGAATCGGTCTTCTGAACAAGCTCACCGATCGTCTTGATCTCCGCTTTTTTGAGACAGTTGTAAGACCGAACGGAAAGTTCGAGCTCCTCCACACTTTTCCGGAGAAACTTGCGAAGTTCTTCATCCTTCTCGTCCTTGACCGGTTCCTCTTCTTCCACTTCCTCGTCAAAATTGATAAAGATCGTCATGTAATCCTTGAGGATCTTCGCAGCATAGGCGACGGCATCATCCGGTTTTATGGCCCCGTTCGTCCAGACCTCCAGGGTCAATTTATCGTAATCGGTGGCATGCCCGACCCGGGCATTCTCCACGGTGAAGTTGACCTTCCGGATGGGGCTGAACACGGCATCGATCGGGATCACACCGATCGCTTGATCTCGCTCAATGTCCTCGGTGGCCGGAACATAGCCGCGTCCCATGCGAACTTCCATTTCCATATCCAGATCGGAATCTTTCTCCAGCGTCGCAATATGATGCTTCGGATTGATCACTTCGAGGTCCGCATCGGTTTCGATATCCCCGGCCGTCACCATCCCTTTGCCACGGGCCTTGAGGTGAATCGT
This sequence is a window from Deltaproteobacteria bacterium. Protein-coding genes within it:
- a CDS encoding DUF47 domain-containing protein, translated to MKLFPKGVDFFEIFDQAGSNLTDATSHLMDLFKNISLLEEKAKIIYGIEQKGDTLTHEVMRRLNKTFITPIDREDIHALASAIDDVLDLIWGAVDRMTVFRIRETMPEALEIARALHTTTEVLESSFGYLRQKKYSFVHDNCIEINRLENHVDRIFRDALGRLFDDVKDPLMIIKWKEIYEHLEDASDRCEDVANILESIVLKQG
- a CDS encoding inorganic phosphate transporter, which codes for MMNGTILLIVLIAIVFDMSNGWNDSANAIATVVSTRVMSPMQAVLMAASMNILGAFFSTAVAKTIGRGIVAPEAVTGVVVVAALLSGFLWNAAMTWVGMPVSASHALIGSLMGAAAAYGGLGILEYEGLTKIFLALLFSPIFGILIGYGLMKGILKLFGNLPKGTINRNFGRLQLFSSAFMAFSHGSNDAQKVMGIITLSLVSGGYLHSLVVPVWVILVCAIAMGLGTALGGWRVIKTIGVNMLKLEPVHGFAAETSATMVILGASHFGLPVSTTHVISTAIMGVGATQRLTAVRWGVVGKIVLAWIFTLPMTILMAWLICKGILLFTA
- the rplQ gene encoding 50S ribosomal protein L17 — translated: MRHRISGRRLNRTSSHRAALMKNLAGSLIRHEAIETTLAKAKELRRVAEKLITLGKKAGLPARRQAFDLLRDRDLVKKLFDDLAPRFQERNGGYTRIVRTRNRSGDGAVMAIIEYLDRPVRESGQPVEEDTGKKKGLLKKVIEKSVGREKA
- a CDS encoding DNA-directed RNA polymerase subunit alpha codes for the protein MKLTGFQRPKRLNFELDTMTETYGKFYAQPFERGFGTTIGNSLRRILLSSIEGAAITSVKFEGVLHEFSTLAGVLEDVAEIILNLKGVSFKMHTDQPKTIHLKARGKGMVTAGDIETDADLEVINPKHHIATLEKDSDLDMEMEVRMGRGYVPATEDIERDQAIGVIPIDAVFSPIRKVNFTVENARVGHATDYDKLTLEVWTNGAIKPDDAVAYAAKILKDYMTIFINFDEEVEEEEPVKDEKDEELRKFLRKSVEELELSVRSYNCLKKAEIKTIGELVQKTDSEMLRTKNFGRKSLNEIKELLTDMGLSLGMKVDDDLLQPGGAVEEEAS
- the ilvD gene encoding dihydroxy-acid dehydratase; amino-acid sequence: MRSDKIKKGVERIPHRALLHATGVTQAAMKNPFVGVATSFTDLIPGHIGMRDLERYIEKGVHSGGGQSFFFGVPGICDGIAMGHMGMHYSLPSRELIADMIESVALAHSLDGLVLLTNCDKITPGMLMAAGRLNIPSIVVTAGPMMTGNYRLKRRSFVRDAYETIGKVRNGKVGKKEQGCLEMEACPGPGSCQGLYTANTMACVTEALGMSLTGCGTGLAVSAKKRRIAFDSGIRIVQMIEENLRPRDIMTPAAFENAIRVDMALGGSTNTTLHIPAIAHDAGCDLPLELFDAVSRKTPHLTNLEPAGDHFMEDVEYAGGIPAVLHRLAGKLKPAKTVNGRDIVRIAKAAEVEGDDVIRPVKKAYHREGGIAVLKGNLAPDGSVVKQTAVSEKMKRFTGKARVFNSEEAAMSALLKKKIRGGEVMVIRYEGPKGGPGMREMLAPTATVIGLGLAEKVALITDGRFSGGTRGPCIGHISPEAMEGGPIAVVKDGDPITIDIPHRKLTLGLSPEEIAQRMKSWKPPSPKIRTGWLARYAKNVTSASTGAVMKED
- the psd gene encoding phosphatidylserine decarboxylase (Phosphatidylserine decarboxylase is synthesized as a single chain precursor. Generation of the pyruvoyl active site from a Ser is coupled to cleavage of a Gly-Ser bond between the larger (beta) and smaller (alpha chains). It is an integral membrane protein.) encodes the protein MNLHSVGILDRLTLALLRVLPTNLLSRLTGIVAAIPLPFPLNVLILRAYAFLFGVDRAEVQYPLSKYLSLQSFFTRALKPDARPVDPNPDSIVSPVDGTLVRVEEVTDGTLLQAKGWHYAVRDLLGDARQASRYLGGSACTLYLSPADYHRIHMPLSGTVESLHYLPGRLFPVNRFSLFRIENLFLLNERLILHIRTQAGNIAMVLVGATNVGKIRVRFDDVHRRFSLQGPYARSYSREIFLEKGEEVGRFELGSTVILLFEKERVRLSPGEGVRTKMGSAIGFLP